In Juglans microcarpa x Juglans regia isolate MS1-56 chromosome 7D, Jm3101_v1.0, whole genome shotgun sequence, the following are encoded in one genomic region:
- the LOC121239940 gene encoding uncharacterized protein LOC121239940 isoform X2, translating to MEGSSLLLSHTCSSSPLPPILKPQFGLSSQLSSPSSVGKYPLLTSILKCNLWAKNTALVFPCPRRTSILRNSAAFAVEQEALEKPNDHFSTSTTSSYSRDMLPKIDKSGRFCSPRAARELALSIVYAACLEGSDPVRLFEKRMNARREPGYEFDNASLLAYNHMSFGGPPVTVQTIEEADELLRNNDKESTIEAEVLAAPPKLVYSKLILRFTRKILVAVVDRWDSHVLVIDKVAPPNWKSEPAGRILELCILHLAMSEITVIGTRHQIVINEAVDLAKRFCDGAAPRIINGCLRTFLKDEEETGLAQALKDKQKVIS from the exons ATGGAAGGAAGCTCCCTTCTTCTTAGCCATActtgttcttcttctcctcttcctccaattctaaaaccccaattTGGGCTCAGTTCCCAgctttcttctccttcttctgtTGGAAAATACCCTTTGCTCACCTCCATTCTCAAATGCAATTTGTGGGCCAAGAACACGGCTCTAGTTTTTCCGTGCCCCCGAAGAACCTCTATTCTCCGCAATTCAGCTGCTTTCGCTGTCGAACAAGAAGCTCTGGAGAAACCCAACGATCATTTCTCAACCTCAACAACATCTTCTTATTCCAGAGATATGTTACCAAAGATTGACAAGAGTGGCAGGTTTTGCAGTCCAAGGGCCGCCAGAGAGCTCGCTCT GTCAATAGTTTATGCGGCATGTTTAGAAGGATCGGACCCCGTTCGGCTTTTTGAGAAGCGAATGAATGCCCGGCGAG AACCCGGATATGAATTCGACAACGCTTCCTTGTTGGCATACAACCACATGAGCTTTGGAGGCCCACCTGTCACGGTACAAACAATTGAAGAAGCAGACGAACTTCTACGCAACAATGATAAAGAATCTACAATCG AAGCAGAAGTCCTTGCAGCTCCTCCAAAGTTGGTATACAGCAAATTGATTTTGCG ATTTACAAGGAAAATTTTGGTTGCAGTCGTGGATAGATGGGACAGTCATGTGCTTGTCATTGATAAAGTTGCCCCTCCTAATTGGAAG AGTGAGCCAGCGGGCAGAATTTTGGAGCTGTGTATCCTTCATTTGGCAATGTCCGAAATTACAGTTATAGGGACGCGGCACCAGATTGTCATTAATGAG GCTGTCGATCTTGCTAAAAGGTTCTGTGATGGAGCGGCACCGCGTATCATCAATGGGTGTCTGAGGACCTTTttgaaggatgaagaagaaACCGGTTTAGCTCAGGCCTTGAAAGATAAACAGAAGGTGATCAGTTAA
- the LOC121239940 gene encoding uncharacterized protein LOC121239940 isoform X1: MEGSSLLLSHTCSSSPLPPILKPQFGLSSQLSSPSSVGKYPLLTSILKCNLWAKNTALVFPCPRRTSILRNSAAFAVEQEALEKPNDHFSTSTTSSYSRDMLPKIDKSGRFCSPRAARELALSIVYAACLEGSDPVRLFEKRMNARREPGYEFDNASLLAYNHMSFGGPPVTVQTIEEADELLRNNDKESTIEAEVLAAPPKLVYSKLILRFTRKILVAVVDRWDSHVLVIDKVAPPNWKVETSEPAGRILELCILHLAMSEITVIGTRHQIVINEAVDLAKRFCDGAAPRIINGCLRTFLKDEEETGLAQALKDKQKVIS; this comes from the exons ATGGAAGGAAGCTCCCTTCTTCTTAGCCATActtgttcttcttctcctcttcctccaattctaaaaccccaattTGGGCTCAGTTCCCAgctttcttctccttcttctgtTGGAAAATACCCTTTGCTCACCTCCATTCTCAAATGCAATTTGTGGGCCAAGAACACGGCTCTAGTTTTTCCGTGCCCCCGAAGAACCTCTATTCTCCGCAATTCAGCTGCTTTCGCTGTCGAACAAGAAGCTCTGGAGAAACCCAACGATCATTTCTCAACCTCAACAACATCTTCTTATTCCAGAGATATGTTACCAAAGATTGACAAGAGTGGCAGGTTTTGCAGTCCAAGGGCCGCCAGAGAGCTCGCTCT GTCAATAGTTTATGCGGCATGTTTAGAAGGATCGGACCCCGTTCGGCTTTTTGAGAAGCGAATGAATGCCCGGCGAG AACCCGGATATGAATTCGACAACGCTTCCTTGTTGGCATACAACCACATGAGCTTTGGAGGCCCACCTGTCACGGTACAAACAATTGAAGAAGCAGACGAACTTCTACGCAACAATGATAAAGAATCTACAATCG AAGCAGAAGTCCTTGCAGCTCCTCCAAAGTTGGTATACAGCAAATTGATTTTGCG ATTTACAAGGAAAATTTTGGTTGCAGTCGTGGATAGATGGGACAGTCATGTGCTTGTCATTGATAAAGTTGCCCCTCCTAATTGGAAGGTTGAAACA AGTGAGCCAGCGGGCAGAATTTTGGAGCTGTGTATCCTTCATTTGGCAATGTCCGAAATTACAGTTATAGGGACGCGGCACCAGATTGTCATTAATGAG GCTGTCGATCTTGCTAAAAGGTTCTGTGATGGAGCGGCACCGCGTATCATCAATGGGTGTCTGAGGACCTTTttgaaggatgaagaagaaACCGGTTTAGCTCAGGCCTTGAAAGATAAACAGAAGGTGATCAGTTAA